In one Janibacter cremeus genomic region, the following are encoded:
- a CDS encoding ABC transporter ATP-binding protein: MSTQVAASTHALRKVFGRGEAAVVAVDGIDLDIGAGQFTAIMGPSGSGKSTLMHCLAGLDEVTDGQVRIGGTDLTRLKERALTRLRRDRVGFVFQAFNLIPTLTAKENILLPLAIAGRRPDEEWFDLVIRTVGLEDRLSHRPSELSGGQQQRVACARALVSKPAIIFADEPTGNLDSTSGAEVLGFLRRCVDEFDQTIVMVTHDAVAAAHTDRVLFLADGRIVDELWEPDRELVLERMLALSDGSH, encoded by the coding sequence ATGAGCACGCAGGTCGCGGCGAGCACGCACGCACTACGCAAGGTCTTCGGCAGGGGCGAGGCCGCGGTCGTCGCGGTCGACGGGATCGACCTCGACATCGGCGCCGGGCAGTTCACGGCCATCATGGGCCCGTCGGGCTCGGGCAAGTCGACGTTGATGCACTGCCTCGCCGGGCTGGACGAGGTCACCGACGGGCAGGTGCGCATCGGCGGCACCGACCTGACGCGGCTGAAGGAGCGGGCCCTCACCCGGCTGCGCCGCGACCGCGTCGGCTTCGTCTTCCAGGCCTTCAACCTCATCCCGACGCTCACGGCGAAGGAGAACATCCTCCTGCCGCTCGCGATCGCCGGTCGACGGCCCGACGAGGAGTGGTTCGATCTGGTCATCCGCACCGTCGGCCTGGAGGACCGCCTCTCCCACCGGCCGAGCGAGCTCTCCGGTGGCCAGCAGCAGCGCGTCGCCTGTGCCCGCGCCCTGGTGTCGAAGCCCGCGATCATCTTCGCCGACGAGCCGACCGGCAATCTCGATTCCACGTCCGGTGCCGAGGTGCTGGGCTTCCTGCGGCGCTGCGTGGACGAGTTCGACCAGACGATCGTCATGGTCACCCACGACGCCGTTGCGGCGGCGCACACCGACCGGGTGCTCTTCCTCGCGGACGGCCGGATCGTCGACGAGCTGTGGGAGCCGGACCGTGAGCTCGTCCTCGAGCGCATGCTCGCGCTGAGCGACGGATCCCACTGA